One segment of Gammaproteobacteria bacterium DNA contains the following:
- a CDS encoding PilZ domain-containing protein — protein MSTITEFSRSNLAFAGCLPLAWQELPVWPKPDELQHQEKTNLHILHILFALDIHAGDYGEDPSSVSSASELKRLDFKVGLLLEMIGHLFAYQQAIPPERPLILSASELHWRADAAPTANIPLRLELYCNLSYPRPLVLYAHAHEIISVENAYQIKATLQQPGEPLQEALERYIFLQHRRAIANQKGNSQR, from the coding sequence ATGTCTACCATTACCGAATTCTCCCGCTCCAACCTGGCTTTCGCTGGCTGCCTGCCGCTGGCTTGGCAGGAACTGCCGGTATGGCCCAAACCTGATGAACTCCAACATCAGGAAAAAACCAATCTGCATATCCTGCATATTTTATTCGCGCTGGACATCCATGCGGGCGATTACGGCGAAGATCCCTCCAGCGTTTCCAGCGCCTCCGAACTCAAGCGTCTCGACTTTAAAGTTGGCTTGCTGCTGGAAATGATTGGCCACTTGTTTGCCTACCAACAGGCTATTCCCCCGGAACGCCCCCTGATCCTGAGCGCCAGCGAACTCCATTGGCGCGCTGATGCCGCGCCAACCGCTAATATCCCGCTTCGGCTGGAACTCTATTGCAACCTCAGCTACCCACGTCCCTTGGTCTTGTACGCCCACGCTCACGAAATCATCTCGGTTGAGAATGCATATCAAATCAAAGCTACGCTCCAGCAACCCGGCGAACCGTTGCAGGAAGCGCTGGAACGCTATATTTTTCTCCAACATCGTCGGGCGATTGCCAATCAAAAAGGCAATAGCCAGCGTTAA
- the fliD gene encoding flagellar filament capping protein FliD: MASITVAGVGSGLDVNQIVSDLITAEKEPATNRLDQKEELLQAKLSALGTFKGALSDFNSSLTAISSASKLQNLRATVSNEDLFTASATSIAQAGDYNIEVRQRAQAQKLVTDETQRFVNVTDVVGSGTLTFQVGSYDGATFTADPAKAAKTITIDASNNTLDGLRDAINKADVGARASIINDGQGFRLVISASESGAANSLKITVSDTGDSDDTDLAGLSMLAYDPEAASGSGKNLTQTLEAQDALLRVDGLDISSASNSVVGVVPGVTLNLKSAEIGTITTLSVTQDSAETVKSVDSFVAAYNSLIENVNSLTFYDPETREQGVLTGDSSIRSIISQIRNVMTGAVAGVTGSRRSLADIGISFQKDGSLDFDSAKLQTALTEDPENVAALFARTGSTTDPLVAYKSASSTSIAGSYSVSVTQLATQGQYIGTSINGGVPAPFVVDGNNNNFSIKVNGIQASASIILNNGTYNTGVDMAAELQRQISANTTLINASALLSVNYQSSNNSFTFTSDAYGSTSSVEFTQISTNFTATFGVSVAAGTAGQDVAGSIGAEEGTGSGRTLTGAGTAAGIAVDVIGGVTGSRGTVSLSGGVAQQLDTLIDNFLSTGGLLSNRTDSLNRQIDDVSEQRDALNKRMDALETRYRAQFTAMDALVGQLTATSNYLTQQFFNTSNTSQ, encoded by the coding sequence ATGGCAAGCATTACCGTAGCCGGCGTTGGTTCCGGTCTTGACGTTAACCAAATCGTTTCCGACCTGATTACCGCTGAAAAAGAACCCGCCACTAATCGACTGGATCAGAAAGAGGAGTTGCTTCAGGCAAAATTGTCGGCCCTCGGCACTTTTAAGGGCGCGCTGTCCGATTTTAATAGCTCATTAACCGCTATCAGCAGCGCCTCAAAATTGCAAAACCTGCGCGCCACGGTTAGCAATGAAGATCTGTTCACCGCCAGCGCTACCAGCATCGCCCAGGCTGGCGACTACAACATCGAGGTCCGGCAACGCGCACAGGCCCAGAAACTCGTCACGGACGAAACCCAGCGATTTGTTAATGTCACTGACGTCGTTGGCTCCGGGACGCTCACTTTTCAGGTCGGCAGTTACGATGGCGCCACCTTTACCGCTGATCCTGCCAAAGCGGCCAAAACCATCACGATCGACGCCTCCAACAATACTCTGGACGGTCTGCGCGACGCCATCAACAAGGCCGATGTCGGCGCGCGCGCCAGCATCATTAATGATGGTCAAGGCTTCCGACTCGTGATCAGCGCCAGCGAGTCCGGCGCTGCCAATAGCCTGAAAATCACCGTGAGCGATACCGGTGATAGCGATGATACTGATCTGGCTGGCCTGTCCATGCTGGCCTACGATCCTGAAGCTGCATCTGGATCGGGCAAGAACCTGACGCAAACTCTTGAGGCGCAGGACGCCCTGCTGAGAGTGGACGGTCTGGATATTTCCAGCGCCAGCAACAGTGTCGTGGGTGTGGTGCCCGGCGTTACCCTCAATCTGAAAAGCGCTGAGATCGGAACGATCACCACTTTAAGCGTGACGCAGGATAGCGCCGAGACAGTCAAGTCTGTCGATTCCTTTGTAGCAGCTTACAACTCCCTGATAGAAAATGTTAACTCCCTGACTTTCTATGATCCGGAAACTCGTGAGCAGGGGGTATTGACGGGCGACTCCAGCATACGGTCGATTATCAGTCAGATCCGCAATGTGATGACTGGGGCGGTTGCCGGTGTTACCGGATCGCGGCGCTCCTTGGCCGATATCGGCATCAGTTTCCAGAAAGACGGCTCCCTCGATTTCGATAGCGCCAAGTTACAAACCGCGCTGACCGAAGATCCAGAGAACGTCGCCGCCTTATTTGCCCGGACCGGTAGCACGACCGATCCTCTGGTCGCCTATAAATCGGCTAGCAGCACCAGCATAGCAGGCTCCTATAGCGTCAGCGTCACGCAACTGGCAACTCAGGGCCAGTACATTGGCACATCTATCAATGGCGGCGTCCCGGCGCCTTTCGTCGTTGATGGCAATAACAATAATTTCTCCATTAAAGTCAATGGTATACAAGCCAGTGCATCCATTATTCTGAATAATGGAACTTATAATACCGGCGTTGATATGGCCGCCGAGCTACAGCGCCAGATCAGCGCCAACACCACGCTAATTAACGCCAGCGCCCTGTTAAGCGTCAATTACCAATCCTCCAATAACAGTTTTACATTTACCTCGGATGCTTACGGCAGCACATCCAGCGTCGAATTCACCCAGATCAGCACAAACTTCACAGCAACATTCGGCGTGAGCGTGGCTGCGGGCACGGCTGGCCAGGATGTTGCGGGCAGCATTGGCGCGGAAGAAGGCACAGGTTCCGGACGCACCCTGACCGGCGCCGGAACTGCTGCGGGCATCGCTGTCGATGTTATTGGCGGCGTCACAGGTTCTCGTGGTACAGTTTCGCTGTCCGGCGGCGTCGCTCAGCAGCTGGATACGTTGATCGACAATTTTCTGAGTACCGGCGGTCTGCTCAGCAATCGTACCGACAGCCTTAATCGTCAAATTGATGATGTGAGTGAACAACGTGACGCCCTTAATAAGCGTATGGATGCACTCGAAACCCGCTACCGTGCCCAATTCACGGCAATGGACGCTCTGGTCGGGCAGCTGACGGCTACGAGCAACTATCTGACCCAGCAATTTTTCAACACGAGTAATACGAGTCAGTAG
- a CDS encoding sigma-54-dependent Fis family transcriptional regulator has translation MKMSLLIIDDDSTRANELGLLLRFLEETQVVQTDSAHWRTCAEQSPDLRCVFLGRYGTSDTPTEAVHAIHAVAPRAVVVLIEDADQPHSLSTVLETGRHIIRLPRPFHYSQLSQILVKSQQNPNRDTRNAQFRRSAELFRSLIGNSPTIVRVRELIQRVAPSESTVMILGESGTGKEVIARNIHYHSNRSQGPFVPVNCGAIPDNLLESELFGHEKGAFTGAISTRRGRFELARGGTLFLDEIGDMPLNMQVKLLRVLQERCFERVGSDRSLEADVRIIAATHRDLEELIKNGGFREDLYYRLNVFPIETPTLRERIEDLPLLVDELIERMASDQGVRIGLSPLVLRCLAHYPWSGNVRELANLMERLAILKPDGWVDLDDLPAKFRAYYPSELMAAELASLDNAPAGDSVTRPANNEVVSLPPEGLDLRQYIMDLESSLIQSALEDANGVVAHAASLLKMRRTTLVEKMRKYSIKRDDE, from the coding sequence ATGAAAATGTCATTGCTCATCATCGACGACGATTCCACAAGAGCGAATGAGCTGGGTCTGTTGCTGCGATTTCTGGAAGAAACCCAGGTTGTTCAAACCGATTCCGCTCATTGGCGAACCTGCGCAGAACAGAGTCCTGATCTGCGTTGCGTATTCCTGGGCCGATACGGAACCAGTGACACGCCCACCGAGGCTGTTCACGCAATCCACGCCGTTGCCCCCCGAGCGGTTGTGGTGTTAATCGAGGACGCTGATCAACCTCATTCTTTATCCACTGTGCTCGAAACTGGTCGTCATATTATCCGCCTGCCGCGCCCCTTTCACTATTCACAACTAAGCCAAATCCTCGTCAAATCCCAACAAAACCCCAACCGCGACACCCGAAACGCCCAATTCCGGCGCAGCGCCGAACTCTTCCGCAGTCTGATTGGCAACAGTCCGACCATTGTTCGGGTGCGTGAACTCATCCAGCGGGTGGCTCCTTCCGAATCAACTGTGATGATTCTGGGTGAATCGGGCACCGGCAAGGAAGTGATCGCGCGCAACATTCACTACCATTCCAATCGCAGCCAGGGGCCGTTCGTGCCGGTCAATTGCGGTGCCATTCCTGATAATTTGCTGGAAAGTGAACTATTTGGCCACGAAAAAGGCGCATTTACCGGCGCTATTTCCACCCGGCGCGGCCGCTTCGAACTGGCGCGGGGCGGCACCCTGTTCCTGGACGAAATCGGCGATATGCCGCTGAACATGCAGGTCAAATTACTACGGGTTCTACAGGAGCGCTGCTTTGAGCGCGTTGGCAGCGATCGCAGTCTGGAAGCCGATGTCCGCATCATTGCCGCCACTCATCGCGATCTGGAAGAGTTGATCAAGAATGGCGGGTTCCGCGAAGATCTGTACTATCGTTTGAATGTGTTCCCGATCGAAACGCCTACCTTGCGTGAGCGGATTGAGGATTTGCCGCTGCTCGTCGATGAGTTGATCGAACGCATGGCCAGTGATCAGGGGGTGCGGATCGGTCTCAGTCCGCTGGTATTGCGCTGCCTGGCGCATTATCCCTGGTCAGGTAATGTGCGTGAACTGGCCAATCTGATGGAGCGACTGGCGATCCTGAAACCGGATGGATGGGTGGATCTGGATGATTTGCCTGCTAAATTCCGCGCATACTATCCATCGGAATTGATGGCGGCGGAGCTGGCTTCGCTCGACAACGCCCCAGCCGGGGATTCCGTAACGCGGCCCGCTAACAACGAAGTGGTCAGCTTGCCGCCCGAGGGGCTTGACCTGCGCCAGTACATCATGGATCTCGAATCCTCATTGATTCAGTCAGCGCTGGAGGATGCCAACGGCGTCGTCGCCCATGCTGCTTCGCTGCTGAAAATGCGTCGCACGACCCTGGTGGAAAAAATGCGTAAATACAGCATTAAACGCGACGACGAATAG
- the fliF gene encoding flagellar M-ring protein FliF: MAEENNGSPPTPLARVDWRAELEKFRQPGPAQIGIMAGAALLLALLVALALWYSAPTYHVLYSGLAEEDAGQIMEALQKSNIPFKIDPRSGALMVPSDQVHEARLKLAGQGLPKGTVNGLEMLEQQDSFGVSQFMETARYQHALEGELARSVMTIQAVESARVHLAFPKETVFARQQQPPTASVLVQLHPGYSLTDGQVAAIVHLIASSVPRLKPEQVSVVDQAGNLLTRKERENPDGMNIDQLEYTRRIEERYARRIEDLLLPVWGAGRVRAQVSLDVDFTASEETAERYEPRSEPRPVRSEQLLEEHNPRQNNPVGIPGALSNQPPGVAVAPEVVEPTANPATPSTPETTPLPTRKEITRNYELDKRVTFIRNQPGRITRVSAAVVVDDRVVLEDGQPVRKPLTPEETEQITTLVKQAVGFNAERGDSVNVLNAAFAPAGIAEPPLPMWQQAWFLELVKWAVVALLSLLILLLVVRPMMRRWLPAPEPVAALEGGQAGQAALTDQSADENGLEGLLEDQVQIGGALENGRSEGGALSAPAELLEERMDLARSLVSEDPKRAVQVIKNWLISEA; this comes from the coding sequence GTGGCTGAAGAAAACAACGGTTCGCCACCGACTCCGCTGGCCAGGGTCGATTGGCGTGCGGAACTTGAAAAATTTCGCCAGCCCGGTCCCGCCCAGATCGGAATCATGGCGGGAGCAGCGTTGCTGTTGGCGTTGCTAGTAGCGCTGGCGCTGTGGTACAGCGCGCCTACCTATCATGTACTATACAGTGGCTTGGCCGAGGAAGACGCTGGCCAGATTATGGAGGCCCTGCAAAAATCCAATATCCCCTTCAAGATTGACCCGCGCAGCGGCGCGCTGATGGTGCCATCCGATCAAGTCCATGAGGCTCGTCTGAAACTGGCCGGCCAAGGTCTACCTAAAGGGACAGTCAATGGTTTGGAGATGCTGGAACAGCAGGATAGTTTCGGCGTCAGCCAGTTCATGGAAACCGCCCGCTACCAGCACGCGTTGGAAGGCGAACTGGCGCGCTCGGTTATGACCATCCAAGCCGTAGAAAGCGCCCGAGTTCACTTGGCGTTTCCCAAGGAAACCGTGTTCGCCCGTCAACAACAGCCACCAACAGCTTCAGTGTTGGTGCAGCTTCATCCGGGGTACAGCCTGACCGATGGCCAAGTTGCGGCTATCGTGCATTTAATTGCCTCTAGCGTCCCCAGGCTCAAGCCTGAACAGGTATCGGTAGTTGATCAGGCCGGCAATCTACTGACCCGGAAGGAACGAGAAAACCCGGATGGAATGAATATTGACCAGCTGGAGTATACCCGGCGTATTGAGGAGCGTTACGCTCGGCGTATTGAGGACTTGCTCTTGCCTGTGTGGGGTGCAGGTCGGGTCCGCGCCCAGGTCTCGCTCGATGTGGATTTCACAGCGAGCGAAGAAACAGCTGAACGCTATGAACCCCGTAGTGAACCGCGCCCGGTCCGCAGCGAGCAATTACTAGAGGAACACAATCCCCGACAGAATAATCCCGTGGGAATTCCTGGCGCATTGTCCAATCAACCTCCTGGCGTGGCTGTAGCGCCGGAAGTTGTCGAACCTACAGCCAATCCTGCAACGCCCAGTACGCCTGAAACTACTCCTTTGCCCACCCGCAAGGAAATCACGCGTAACTACGAATTGGATAAACGGGTCACCTTCATTCGCAACCAGCCGGGGCGAATCACTCGGGTATCTGCGGCGGTAGTAGTTGATGACCGAGTTGTTCTTGAGGATGGACAGCCGGTTCGTAAACCGCTTACACCAGAAGAAACCGAGCAGATCACGACCTTGGTCAAACAAGCGGTTGGTTTTAACGCCGAGCGGGGCGATAGCGTAAATGTTCTGAATGCGGCTTTCGCGCCTGCAGGCATTGCCGAACCCCCCTTGCCGATGTGGCAGCAGGCCTGGTTCCTGGAACTAGTCAAGTGGGCGGTCGTGGCGCTGTTATCCCTGCTCATTCTGCTGTTGGTAGTGCGCCCCATGATGCGGCGCTGGTTGCCAGCGCCGGAACCCGTAGCGGCCCTGGAAGGTGGCCAGGCGGGACAAGCAGCGCTGACGGATCAAAGCGCGGATGAGAATGGTTTGGAGGGACTTCTGGAGGATCAGGTGCAAATCGGCGGCGCTTTGGAAAATGGCCGCAGTGAAGGTGGCGCATTGAGCGCTCCAGCCGAACTGCTCGAAGAACGGATGGACCTGGCCCGCTCCCTGGTGTCCGAAGACCCGAAGCGTGCGGTTCAAGTGATTAAGAATTGGCTAATCAGCGAGGCCTAA
- the fliG gene encoding flagellar motor switch protein FliG: MPELTPTSLKSVEQAAVVLMALGESHAAEILRHLDPRELHKIGVAMANMTNVSRGQISEIIHTFNEAVRNQSSLTIDSENYIRGVLTRALGREKAKGILEHIFDTEGQSGVDSLKWMDASAIAGGLREEHPQVVALVLSSLQTDQAAEVVGLLPSPLRDEALLRVAILDEIPSGALEELNELIEKQVMRNISAAATSKIGGPKRAAEILGRLDAAIEGEILDKIKETDADLGTAIEDLMVVFENLLSLNDRDVQTLLREVSSETLLIALRGADDAVRNKILSNMSRRAADLLRDDLEAMPPVKLSDVEAAQKDILSTAKRLAEAGEITLSSKGDQLV, encoded by the coding sequence ATGCCGGAATTAACCCCCACTTCCCTGAAGAGCGTCGAACAGGCAGCCGTGGTGCTTATGGCGCTTGGCGAGAGCCATGCCGCTGAAATTTTGCGCCATCTTGACCCGCGCGAACTGCACAAGATCGGCGTCGCCATGGCGAATATGACTAATGTCAGTCGCGGCCAGATCAGCGAGATCATCCATACGTTTAATGAGGCCGTGCGCAATCAGAGTTCGTTGACGATCGATAGCGAGAACTATATCCGCGGCGTCCTGACGCGCGCCCTGGGTCGTGAAAAAGCCAAGGGCATTCTGGAACATATCTTCGATACCGAGGGCCAGTCTGGCGTCGATTCGCTGAAATGGATGGATGCCAGCGCCATCGCCGGCGGCCTGCGTGAAGAGCATCCGCAAGTGGTTGCGCTGGTGCTATCCTCTCTACAAACCGACCAGGCCGCCGAAGTGGTGGGCTTGTTACCGTCCCCATTGCGTGATGAAGCCCTGTTGCGTGTGGCGATTCTCGACGAAATTCCCTCGGGGGCGCTCGAAGAACTCAACGAACTGATTGAAAAGCAGGTCATGCGTAATATCAGCGCTGCCGCTACTTCCAAGATTGGCGGCCCCAAACGGGCCGCCGAGATTCTTGGTCGTTTGGATGCCGCTATCGAAGGCGAGATTCTCGACAAGATCAAGGAAACCGATGCCGATCTGGGAACGGCTATCGAAGATTTGATGGTGGTCTTCGAGAATCTGCTCAGCCTCAACGACCGCGATGTGCAAACACTGCTGCGCGAGGTTTCCTCCGAAACGCTATTGATCGCCCTGCGCGGCGCCGACGATGCGGTTCGCAACAAGATCCTGAGCAATATGTCCCGGCGCGCCGCCGATTTGTTGCGCGACGATCTGGAGGCCATGCCGCCGGTCAAACTCAGCGATGTGGAAGCGGCTCAGAAGGATATTTTGAGTACCGCCAAGCGACTGGCGGAGGCTGGTGAAATTACTCTGAGCAGTAAGGGAGATCAGCTTGTCTAA
- the fliS gene encoding flagellar export chaperone FliS: MAIPNSLSALRQYQQIDIQSGASYASPHRLIQMLMEGALESLSRAKGHLQRGETTAKGDQLSRAISIIGGLREGLNLDVSDLAVNLDMLYDYMQRRLIEANVHSDETIIDEITDRLHTIKEAWDAIGDTPEARSMSAASNTPA, translated from the coding sequence ATGGCGATCCCAAATTCCCTTAGCGCCCTACGTCAGTATCAACAAATCGATATTCAGTCGGGCGCTAGCTACGCTAGTCCTCATCGGCTGATCCAAATGCTCATGGAAGGCGCTCTGGAAAGCCTCAGCCGGGCCAAAGGCCACCTTCAACGGGGCGAGACCACTGCCAAGGGCGACCAACTCAGCCGCGCCATTAGCATCATTGGCGGTCTGCGCGAAGGACTTAATCTGGATGTCAGCGATCTCGCTGTCAATCTGGATATGCTCTACGACTATATGCAACGACGCTTGATCGAAGCCAATGTTCATTCCGATGAAACCATTATCGACGAAATAACCGATCGGTTACACACCATCAAGGAAGCCTGGGACGCGATTGGCGACACCCCTGAAGCGCGATCCATGTCAGCGGCTTCAAATACGCCTGCCTGA
- a CDS encoding flagellar assembly protein FliH, producing MSKIISGDRLTAYQRWELPSVDQPPPESEPPPTAAPSPVVVPTKAETRQKESRSSKASSAPPTLDEIEAIQSEAHEEGFAAGYQEGRREGREQGYKKGQQEGHTEGYQRGYAEGLAAGRDEVLLRVQKLDQILSYMQQPLENLDATIEEELTKLATEIARQLVRRELRASPGEVVAVVREAVSLLPVSSTGIQVRLHPDDARLIREVLSLGRDDEPIWKIVEDQTLSRGGCIINAELSRIDATVEKRLGTVIAAVLGDERESHVSHS from the coding sequence TTGTCTAAAATTATCTCAGGTGATCGTTTGACGGCTTACCAGCGCTGGGAATTGCCCAGCGTCGATCAACCGCCGCCCGAATCAGAGCCGCCACCGACGGCTGCGCCTTCTCCCGTTGTGGTTCCCACCAAAGCGGAAACCCGGCAAAAAGAGTCACGCAGCTCGAAAGCCTCCTCAGCGCCGCCCACGCTGGACGAAATTGAAGCCATCCAAAGCGAGGCGCACGAGGAAGGATTTGCCGCTGGCTATCAGGAAGGCCGGCGTGAAGGCCGCGAGCAGGGCTACAAGAAAGGCCAGCAGGAAGGCCATACCGAAGGTTATCAACGTGGTTACGCTGAGGGACTGGCCGCCGGCCGCGACGAAGTGTTGCTGCGAGTGCAAAAACTGGATCAGATTCTGAGCTATATGCAGCAACCGCTGGAAAACCTCGATGCCACGATTGAAGAGGAACTGACCAAACTGGCCACTGAGATTGCTCGACAACTGGTGCGACGGGAACTGCGCGCCTCGCCGGGCGAAGTCGTGGCGGTTGTGCGCGAGGCGGTCAGCTTGTTGCCCGTAAGCAGCACTGGCATTCAGGTTCGTCTGCATCCGGATGATGCGCGATTGATTCGCGAAGTACTTTCACTGGGTCGGGATGATGAACCGATTTGGAAGATTGTCGAGGATCAGACGCTCAGTCGCGGTGGCTGCATCATTAATGCTGAGCTATCGCGAATCGACGCGACGGTCGAGAAACGACTGGGCACCGTGATTGCTGCGGTCCTTGGCGACGAGCGGGAAAGCCATGTCAGCCATTCTTGA
- a CDS encoding flagellar protein FliT, whose translation MNSLTDWETQIKRFQLLSTEMLDLAHAGEWAAVAEWEEKRRVLLDDLYKTSPPAEVGPLLKDAAQFTLVSDARVQELAHAEMDKLSDRLRTIRQGRRALNAYQSS comes from the coding sequence GTGAACTCGCTAACCGACTGGGAAACGCAAATTAAACGGTTTCAGCTACTGAGCACGGAAATGCTCGACTTGGCGCACGCTGGCGAGTGGGCGGCTGTGGCCGAATGGGAAGAAAAACGGCGTGTGCTATTGGACGATTTGTATAAGACTTCGCCTCCGGCCGAAGTTGGTCCGCTACTGAAGGACGCTGCACAATTTACGCTCGTCAGCGACGCGCGAGTACAGGAACTGGCGCATGCTGAAATGGACAAATTGAGCGATAGGTTGCGCACGATAAGACAAGGACGCCGCGCCCTTAATGCCTATCAGAGTTCCTGA
- a CDS encoding flagellar protein FlaG — MSDIGSITPLTGANPAFARDGGVLPEPPSPATVQNAVGGAPLTNAQSSVNQSPYAGNAGQRRDSDPNSQRSTPADSDSTHLTLNETVDRLNRSMDARNTQLRFEVDDEFQEMVIRITDRETQEVIVQIPREEALALAKFFSELLENQQSQGLAALGGQHRTESGRLRVEGQLFQTTV, encoded by the coding sequence ATGAGCGATATCGGCAGCATTACTCCATTGACCGGCGCCAACCCCGCTTTTGCCAGAGACGGTGGCGTACTTCCTGAGCCTCCTTCCCCGGCTACGGTGCAAAACGCAGTTGGCGGTGCTCCACTCACTAACGCCCAGTCATCTGTTAATCAATCTCCCTATGCTGGCAATGCCGGGCAACGGCGCGATTCTGATCCCAACAGCCAACGATCTACGCCAGCCGATAGTGATTCTACCCACCTAACTCTCAATGAAACCGTAGACCGTTTGAATCGCAGCATGGATGCGCGCAACACCCAGTTGCGATTTGAGGTGGATGATGAGTTTCAAGAGATGGTCATTCGCATTACAGATCGTGAAACTCAGGAAGTGATCGTGCAAATTCCACGTGAAGAGGCTTTGGCGCTTGCCAAGTTTTTTTCAGAATTACTGGAAAATCAGCAAAGCCAAGGCTTGGCGGCTCTGGGCGGACAGCACAGAACGGAAAGCGGGCGTTTGCGGGTAGAAGGTCAATTATTCCAAACCACAGTATAA
- the fliE gene encoding flagellar hook-basal body complex protein FliE translates to MIDTSRGQEPMSNVDTTSALTQGLRNLTPGTDQSLSSAHVDIQHLESEDFASVFKSMLVGVNQSQQHSRQLTESFDIGQHDDLAGVMIAQQKAKLAFQSTLQVRNKLVTAYQDIMNMPV, encoded by the coding sequence ATGATTGACACCAGCAGGGGACAAGAACCAATGAGCAACGTTGACACCACAAGCGCCTTGACCCAAGGGCTTCGCAACCTGACGCCAGGAACCGATCAGTCATTATCCTCAGCGCATGTTGATATCCAGCATCTGGAATCGGAAGATTTTGCCAGCGTCTTTAAATCCATGCTCGTAGGCGTCAACCAGTCTCAGCAGCATTCGAGGCAATTAACCGAATCTTTTGACATCGGTCAACATGATGATTTAGCAGGAGTCATGATCGCCCAACAGAAAGCCAAACTGGCTTTTCAGAGCACCTTGCAAGTTCGCAATAAACTGGTCACGGCCTATCAAGACATCATGAACATGCCGGTTTGA